Genomic DNA from Streptomyces sp. PCS3-D2:
GCTGCCCTGCGGCTGGTCGGCGCCGACAGCCGGATGGTGCGCCGGATCGCGGCCGGCGAGGCACTGGCCGGCTCCCTGGTCGGACTGGTGTTGGGCGCCGGCTTCTTCGCCGTCGGCCGCTCCCTGGTCGGCAGCGTCAGCCTTCGGCAGCGCAGCGTCTTCCCCGCCGACCTCGACCCGGCACCCTGGCTGGCCGCCCTGGTCGCCGTCGCGGTGCCCGCGGCGGCGGTGGCCGTGACCCTGTTCGCGCTGCGCGGTGTGGTCATCGAGCCGCTGGGGGTCGTCCGTACGGCCAGGCCCGCCCGGCGCCGCATCTGGTGGCGGCTGCTGCTGCCGCTGGTCGGCGTGGGACTGCTCCTGCCCCTGGGCGGCCGCGGCAACGACCACGGCCGGTTCAACCAGTGGCAGGTCAGCGGTGGCGTGGTCCTGCTGCTGGTCGGAATCACCGTCCTGCTGCCCTGGCTGCTGGAGCGCTTCGTCGGGAAGGCCTCCGGCGGCCCCGTCTCCTGGCAGTTGGCGGTACGTCGGCTGCAGATCGACAGCGGCGGCGCCGCCCGCCTGGTCAACGGCATCGCCGTGGCCGTCGCGGGCGCCGTCGCCCTCCAGATGTTCTTCGCGGGCGTCGAGGGCGACTACACGAAGTCGACGGGCCAGGATCCCGCCAGGGCCGCCGTGGCGGTCATGGTGCACGGTGGGACGGGCGGCGGCATGGACGGCCTCGCCGGGCGGATCGCCGCCGTGCCGGGCGTCACCCGCGCCGTTCCGCTGACCTCCACGCAAGCGGCCCATCGGATGCCCGCGGAGGAGGAGACGGTCCAGATGACCATCGGCACCTGCGACGCGCTCGGAGAGGTCGCGGTGCTCGACTCCTGCACGGACGGCGACGCCTTCCTCCTGACCGCCTCCGCCTCCGCCTCCGGGGACGGCTTCTACGGGGGCACGGCCCGGGCCGGCGACGAGCTGTTCATCGGCGACGTGCGGTGGACCGGGTCCGCGACGGCCGACGACCCCGCTCCGGCGAAGTGGACGGTTCCGGCGGGCACCCGCGCGGTCCCCGGCCGGGAGGACCCCACCGGAGCGCTGCGCAGCGGCCTGCTGGTGACCCCTTCGGCCGCACCGAAGGAGCTTGGCGACTTCGCGGACATGCGGATCTTCGTCCAGGTCGACGAGTCCGGTCCGGACGTCCTGGACCGGGCGCGCAACGCCGTCTTCGCCTCCGATCCGCTGGTCACGGCGATGACGCTGCGGGAGCACCAGCAGGCCGCCGGCTTCTCCTCGGTGCGCACCGGGCTGTTCTTCGGGGCGGCCGCCGTACTGGTCCTGATCGGTGGGAGCCTGTTCGTCTCCCAGCTGGAGCAGCTGCGCGAGCGGCGGAAACTGCTGTCCTCCCTGGTCGCCTTCGGCACCAGGCGGTCCACGCTGAGCCTGTCGGTGCTGTGGCAGACGGCCGTGCCGATCGCGCTGGGCCTGCTGCTGGCGGCCTGCGTGGGCGTCGGGCTGGGAGCCGTCCTGACGTCGATGGCCGCCCAGCCGGTCCGCGTCGACTGGCCCTCGGTGCTGGGGATGACCGGGGTCGGTGCGGGCGTGGTGGCCGCCGTGACCCTGCTCAGCCTGCCGCCGCTGCTGCGTCTGATGCGCCCGGACGGCCTGCGTACGGAGTGACCCGTACGCCCCGGCGCCCCGTTCCCGGTGGCCCGCTCCCGGTGGCCCGGCGACCGCGTCAGTCGGTGGGCCACACGGGGAGCGGGCGTACGGCTTCACGCAGGGCGGCGGCGATCGCCGCGAACTCCTCCTGGCGGGCGGTCCCCGTACGCATGGCCAGGGCGATCCGCCGCGAGGGCGCCGGTTCGGCGAAGCAGCCGGTGGAGAGGTATTCGTTGCGGGCGGTCTCCAGTCGCAGCGCGGTGCGCGGCAACAGCGTCACCCCCAGTCCCCCGGCGACCAGTTGTACGAGCGTGGACAGTCCGGCGGCGGTCGTGGTGACGTCCGCCCCGGTGGTCCGTCCGGCCTCCCGGCAGATGTCGAGGGCCTGGTCCCGCAGGCAGTGCCCCTCGTCGAGCAGCAACAGCTGGAGGTCGCGCAGCTCGTCGAGCGGGATGTCGCGGCGGCCGGCCAGCGCGTGCTCCCGGGGCGCGAGCAGCACGAAGTCCTCGTCGAAGAGCGGCAGTTCGGTCACTCCGGGGACGCCGAGCGGCACCGCCAGCAGGAGCAGGTCCAGGCGCCCGCCCGCCAGCCCCTCCACCAGCGAACCGGTCTGCTCCTCGTGCACCTGGAGGTCCATCCGCGGGTAGCGCCGGTGGAACAGCCCCAGCACGGTCGGCAGCAGGTAGGGCGCCACGGTGGGGATCACCCCCAGCCGCAGCGTCCCGGTGAAGGGGGCCCGCACCGCCTCGGCCTCCTCCAGCAGCCCGCCGACGGCGTCGAGCACCACCTGGGCCCGGGCGGCGATCCGCTCTCCCGCGGGGGACAGCAGCACCTTGCGGGTGGTGCGCTCCAGCAGTTGCACGCCGAGGGCCTCCTCCAGCGCCGAGACGGCACCGGAGAGCGCCGGCTGGCTCATACCGATGGCCGCGGCGGCGTCGCGGAAGTGCAGGTGCTCGGCGACCGCCGCGAAGGCGCGCAGCTGAGCGAGGGTCGGCTGCTTCGCTCCCCTATTACCGACAGCCACTGATAGGTACCTCCGATCACCCGAAGCAAGACTAGCTATTTCCATAATCAATGCAGGCTGTGCCAGCATGTGAGACACGTCCAACCCCATTGGAAATCCCCCAAAAGGGGTCTTTTCCTCTTGAACAAGGAGAGCGCGTGCTCACTGTTGGTGACAAGTTCCCCGCCTTCGACCTGACCGCCTGCGTCTCGCTCGAGGCCGGTGCCGAGTTCGCGCAGATCGACCACAAGACCTACGAGGGCAAGTGGAAGGTCGTCTTTGCGTGGCCTCTCGACTTCACCTTCGTGTGCCCGACCGAGATCGCCGCCTTCGGCAAGCTGAACGACGAGTTCGCCGACCGCGACGCGCAGGTCCTCGGCTTCTCGCTCGACTCCGAGTACGTGCACCACGCCTGGCGCAAGGACCACGCCGACCTGCGTGACCTGCCCTTCCCGATGATGTCGGACATCAAGCGCGAGCTCTCCGCCGAGCTGGGCATCCTCGGCGAGGACGGCCTGC
This window encodes:
- a CDS encoding FtsX-like permease family protein, with the protein product MSRLQAWARDLGMGARFAFGGGREGWIRTLLTGVGVGLGVALLLISTAIPGALAARYERGDARSTMSSEQPDTPGPDTLLITRINQTYRDKDIEGYALRAEGPRAPLPPGLTRLPAAGELAVSPALGELLKSSEGALLRERLAGPVGETIGDPGLVGPGELLFYLGSDSLAKSGPTDYRVDRVTAFGHDVAREGLDPVLMLMVVLTFVALLMPVAVFIATAVRFGGERRDRRLAALRLVGADSRMVRRIAAGEALAGSLVGLVLGAGFFAVGRSLVGSVSLRQRSVFPADLDPAPWLAALVAVAVPAAAVAVTLFALRGVVIEPLGVVRTARPARRRIWWRLLLPLVGVGLLLPLGGRGNDHGRFNQWQVSGGVVLLLVGITVLLPWLLERFVGKASGGPVSWQLAVRRLQIDSGGAARLVNGIAVAVAGAVALQMFFAGVEGDYTKSTGQDPARAAVAVMVHGGTGGGMDGLAGRIAAVPGVTRAVPLTSTQAAHRMPAEEETVQMTIGTCDALGEVAVLDSCTDGDAFLLTASASASGDGFYGGTARAGDELFIGDVRWTGSATADDPAPAKWTVPAGTRAVPGREDPTGALRSGLLVTPSAAPKELGDFADMRIFVQVDESGPDVLDRARNAVFASDPLVTAMTLREHQQAAGFSSVRTGLFFGAAAVLVLIGGSLFVSQLEQLRERRKLLSSLVAFGTRRSTLSLSVLWQTAVPIALGLLLAACVGVGLGAVLTSMAAQPVRVDWPSVLGMTGVGAGVVAAVTLLSLPPLLRLMRPDGLRTE
- a CDS encoding hydrogen peroxide-inducible genes activator, whose protein sequence is MAVGNRGAKQPTLAQLRAFAAVAEHLHFRDAAAAIGMSQPALSGAVSALEEALGVQLLERTTRKVLLSPAGERIAARAQVVLDAVGGLLEEAEAVRAPFTGTLRLGVIPTVAPYLLPTVLGLFHRRYPRMDLQVHEEQTGSLVEGLAGGRLDLLLLAVPLGVPGVTELPLFDEDFVLLAPREHALAGRRDIPLDELRDLQLLLLDEGHCLRDQALDICREAGRTTGADVTTTAAGLSTLVQLVAGGLGVTLLPRTALRLETARNEYLSTGCFAEPAPSRRIALAMRTGTARQEEFAAIAAALREAVRPLPVWPTD
- a CDS encoding peroxiredoxin gives rise to the protein MLTVGDKFPAFDLTACVSLEAGAEFAQIDHKTYEGKWKVVFAWPLDFTFVCPTEIAAFGKLNDEFADRDAQVLGFSLDSEYVHHAWRKDHADLRDLPFPMMSDIKRELSAELGILGEDGLPMRAVFIVDPNNEIQFSMVTAGSVGRNPKEVLRVLDALQTDELCPCNWNKGDATIDAGALLAGE